The following coding sequences lie in one Patescibacteria group bacterium genomic window:
- a CDS encoding NUDIX hydrolase has translation MNKFSAGIHVLVNCKNKYLLLKRGKKARDEQGCWDFPGGGIEFGEQPLKTATRETKEETGLKITNLKLINVWAAKWPGNYWSVELLASAKTHSQKVRLSPEHSEFKWLTISELKKINPRSAHLLNFIKYLKSK, from the coding sequence ATGAATAAATTTTCTGCCGGCATACACGTTTTAGTTAATTGTAAAAATAAATATTTATTACTAAAAAGAGGAAAAAAGGCCCGAGACGAACAAGGTTGTTGGGATTTTCCCGGCGGTGGAATTGAATTTGGTGAACAACCCTTAAAAACAGCTACCAGAGAAACCAAAGAAGAAACCGGTTTAAAAATAACCAACTTAAAACTAATAAATGTTTGGGCGGCTAAATGGCCGGGTAACTACTGGTCAGTTGAACTTTTAGCCAGCGCTAAAACTCACAGTCAAAAAGTCCGACTAAGCCCAGAACATAGTGAATTTAAATGGCTAACTATCTCTGAGTTAAAAAAAATCAACCCTCGTAGCGCCCATTTATTAAACTTTATTAAATATTTAAAAAGTAAATAA
- a CDS encoding HAD-IA family hydrolase: protein MLQAVIFDLNGVFIISPKLSDRVHKDFGLTTQEFLPALFSIMDQVRKPKAGPAFTYWQPYLQKWGINLNEPEFWDYWFKGEVPNQAMINLAKKFRQQGLKIIILSNNFKERAEFYQSYPWLNEIADKIYFSWQTGLVKPDIKAWQLVLTDNNLKAENCLYFDDQAKNLAAAESLNIPNFAFTNATNTNSLIQQYLK, encoded by the coding sequence ATGTTACAAGCAGTTATTTTTGATTTAAACGGTGTTTTTATAATTAGCCCTAAGTTAAGCGATCGGGTACATAAAGATTTTGGCCTGACTACTCAAGAATTTTTACCAGCCTTATTCAGCATAATGGACCAAGTACGTAAACCTAAGGCTGGTCCGGCTTTTACCTATTGGCAACCTTATTTACAAAAATGGGGGATTAATTTAAACGAACCAGAGTTTTGGGATTACTGGTTTAAGGGTGAAGTACCTAACCAAGCTATGATTAATCTGGCCAAAAAATTTAGGCAGCAAGGTCTAAAAATTATTATTTTATCCAATAATTTTAAAGAACGGGCTGAATTTTACCAATCTTACCCTTGGCTTAATGAAATAGCGGACAAAATTTATTTTTCCTGGCAAACTGGTTTAGTAAAGCCAGATATAAAAGCTTGGCAACTGGTTTTAACCGATAATAATCTTAAAGCCGAAAACTGCCTGTATTTTGACGACCAGGCTAAAAACTTAGCTGCGGCTGAGTCTTTAAATATACCTAATTTTGCTTTTACTAACGCCACCAATACCAATAGCCTTATCCAGCAGTATTTAAAATAA